The window ATTGAaacaaagttctatgatcttgacttgaaggtgacagagattcaaacagcagttgagcagctccaagaagaagcagaagagaggAAGGGGAAAGCAACCACTGAAGTGTTTCAgagagtgcctagggcacagagATCTGCAGTAGTGCCAGTGCCAGATACTAGAGCTAcatcatcagcacctgcagccacagctccagttgcccctccagtggtaactccaccagctccatcaacttcaacagatgctttcatccttggagtcctctcaacaccacctcctgaagatcaagtttagagagccgcatagcactatgcatttccaagctttttggtaacttgttgccaaagggggagaaagtgtatagatcatatgcTTCGGAGAGAGAGATAGCTTGCttcttttgctacttatttgctttgcttGCTTGGTTGATACTCTACgtttatgtgtgtgagatactttgtatggtcatgtgtttgatcatatcattcttAATGCTTATGCTTGGGTGATGATATTCTCTATATCTTTTATGTATGaacattcactttgccttggtgatgagtgcttgttcctatttctatcattttgagcgctccaccaagatgtatgtgacatggaagagtaacccatgatcctaattggttgtgcatttgcattcaaaagcaaatcttaaataatgcacaaatttagggggagctcttgcttatcacataattctcaaagcgacgatgtttttcattcttattatcatttgtcgaagctttgatctatatgttgtcatcaattaccaaaaatggggagattgaaagtgcaactaatccctgggtggctttggtaattcttaacaacatatagctcattgaactaatgctctttcaagaagatcatttcagaaagttcaatgattggcatggcatggattagatatgtggacccctcaaaatgctaaggacacatattggcaacaagctcaagactctagattttcattttagtgatccaatatcacattgagtccataggaaagccaatactattaaaaggggatgaggtgttgcttaatgacttgcttgctcaaaatgcttagtgatatgctcaaaaaccatcaaccactttctcatttccacatatgtcctgaacctaaaagtcaaactcggccccaccgatttgatctatccggcgccaccgagttcatttgacatagccactgccacaaaccctaatcatttcggtttcatcgatagggatctcggtctcaccaagatgggattgcaaactctctgtttccctttgtagcgTTTCGGTATCACtgaaatgagcgatcagtcccaccgagttcgcaatgcaaactccttgtttccttttcataacgtttcgatcccaccgaaatgagcgaatcggtcccaccgagtttgcctgaccaactccctgtgtgcctattactgaaatcagtcccaccgagttcatgtgatcggtctcaccaagattatgttatgccctaaccctggcgcatcggtcccgccgagttgatcacgtcggtcccaccaaaaatcctaaagttcatattttgacctgaatcggtgtgaccgagtttcaccattcggtcccaccgagtttgggaatctgtgtgtaacagttagattttgtgtggaggctatatatacccctccgcccAGTCTTCATTCATGGGGAGAgctatcagaatgtgcctacacttccactactcattttctgagagagaaccacctactcatgtgttgagaccaagacattccattcgaaccataagaatcttgatatctagccttccccaagttgctttccactcaaatcagctttccaccatagccaaatctgtgagagagagttgagtgttggggagactatcatttgaagcacaagagtaaggagttcatcatcaacacaccatctattaccttttggagagtggtgtctcctagattggttaggtgtcacttgggagcctccttcaagattgtggagttgaaccaaggagttggtaagggcaaggagatcgcctacttcgtgaagatctacccaagtgaggcaagtccttcggtgggcgatgaccatggtgggatagacaaggttacttcttcgtggacccttcatgggtggagcccttcgtggactcgcacagccATTGCCCTTTGTGGGttaaagtatccatcaacgtggatgtacgatagcaccacctaccggaaccacgccaaaaatatccgtgccaatattgcgtttgctccctccaaactcctccgatttaccttcatatgcaatgatttacattccgctgctatactctttgaattgcatgtgtaggttgattgcttgactagtgctaagttgctaaaatctgccaagaattaaaattgggaaaggctaggtttttatttggtcaagtagtctaatcaccccctttagacatacttttgatcgtaCACCTtgagaccatgaggtcacgggttcaagtcttgAAAACAGCCTCTTGCAAAAATTAGGCAAAGGTTGCGTACTAAAGACCCAAAGTGGTGAGACCCTTTCCCGGAGcccgcgcaagcgggagctacatgcaccgggctaccCTTTTAATGAAACAATTGGACAAATAAGTTGTTAATGTTCATATTGCCGCTTGACTCCCATTTTGTTTGCCTTGAAAGAGTGGAGAGGATCATGGACAAATAAGGGTCCAAGCTACATTTATTACCACCTCTAAGGTGGTGGTGATGGCCGTTTcttttgttcttcttctttttgttctaccCTCTTCCATGTGAAAACAATTGTCACCAATCTTTGATACAATAACTAACTATTGTTCTTACTTCATGCATGTTCATCTATTGACAATATCTGTTCTCACGGATGTCTGTGCTTAATTATTTTTTGTTTGCGAGGAGTCTTTTGCTCTAATATTGACATGTGAGTATACATATGTTTCTTTCAGTGTGTCCATGTGCCATACATTGACATTAGATTGTTTGCGGCGAATCCATAGGTTTATACCTGTTTATGGACGTGTAGACCACTGGCTTATTTTTCTTCTTGTTTGGCTTTTCtacctaagagcaactctagcagaccccgcaaaaagcCCCGGCCCGCAAAATAATCGCCAAATTGCGGGTTGGGGCCAAAAAATCTGCACGAGCAGACCCCACAAAACGCCCCGGCCCGCAAAAAAATTTGTGGGGCGCGGCAAATCTTCTCCCTCAACCTCCATCTTCATGGGCTGGGAGGCCGACCCGAGCTCAACCCCCATCCGGCgcgagatttggcgggagggacatttctgcGCCCCCTTTCCCGCTCTCGGcaccctccgccaccattgcccccCCTCCGAAAGCTCCGGGTGCTCCTCCCCAGCCGTCCCTCGCCGCCATGGACGACCCCATGCTGTTCCCCGTCACCGTCGAGGTCGCGCACGGCCCTTCCCCtcgggcggatctcgtcgccggccatgtAGGCCCCGCCGGCGTCGCCAAAGCACACGCCACGCATGCTcgcaagcggcagggcaacgtgCTTGTGCAGGGCGGGAATCCAGCTGCCCCCGCCGTGATGGGCCCGCGCTCCAGGCGCCAATGCCGCTGTGCGATCCCAGCCGGCGACGGAGAAGGCCGACAAGGTCGCGGGCGTAAAGCGGAGGAAGGTTCCGACTTCAAGGAACAAATCTTCTTCAACCTCTCACTCTATCCTCCCCCAAGGTGGTGCTCCGGTGATGCCGTTCAATGGTGCCACTCCACCCGCGAgtgaggtgttcgacgaaatggccgGAAGGTATATCTCTTCGGACTTTGGTGATTCTCTTTCATTTTCGCCATTGTTTTTCGATAGCTCATGACTTGTCATCGTTCGGTatagcggtggttcgaacaatgcaacaaccgagttcgtgaacttgttggacacaaacgcggttgacattgatcaagcccctTTCGAACCTTTCGACTACAATGAAACGGAGGGCGGCGTGGACGATCATGGTTGTGCGGACGActtggcggagatcgaagcggAAGCGTTTCAGAATTCACAAGCAAAAGCTGGGAAAAGCCAAAGATCAAAAAACTACACCATCTTGGAAGATCAAGCTTTGATCAAAgcatggagtgcggtgtctcttgatgcatgcacgGGTACTAATCAAACTGCCAAGagatattggcaaaggatcgaagatcaatacttccgcatTATGAAAAACTACCCCAAAAAGACTCCACGCACATTTCGGTCGCTTCAAGGTCATTGAGAGAACATCAAGCCTATGTGCAGCcattgggcagcttgcttggagcaagtacgcaatgcacctccaagtggcacCGTGGAGTCCGAATATGTGAGTTTGCTTTGCCTTTGTTGAAGTTGTGCATCATTATAATGTATCATGAAAAATGATTGCATCACCTTGTTTGTGTAGGACAAGATTGCTCAACAAAGATACAAGGACATGGAAGCTTCGGAAGGCAGATTCTTCAAATtagagcattgttgggagttgctccaaaagcgcgagaagtggaagttgatcTACAAAGAGTCCCCACCCAAGAGAGGCTCACttacaaacatggatgaagatgaggatgatgatgtcccAAGAAATTTGAACAAGCCCGATGGCAACAAGAAGACTAGAGAGAAGATAAAGAGAGAGCAAGAAGCAtcgagcttgagggagaagattgatgccatggtgcaatcaaacgagttaatgttgttgaagtcgttggagatcaagaaagagttggccgaAAAGAAGGCAAAAGAGAAGCAAGAAAAATGGCAAATGCTCAAGGAAGAGGGGCTGCGCAGAGCTGCCATTGAGGAGAGAAAAGTACGCGCCTCTGAAAACAAATCGCTGTCATTGTTgctcgccgaagagaacaagatcatgtcaatgaaccgcaatgacatggacgaGGTCACCAAAACATGGCATAATATGGCAAGGAGAGAgatcttgaagaggagaatggtcGCCTCGGCCGGTCCGTCTGCTAGTTCCGGTGATGTTTTCTCTGCTCCACACGGTGGCAATGTGGATGTCTCGGTGCGGGAGTTGGAACAAGCGACAGAGGTGGCTATGGTGGCTACGGTGGCGCCGATGAAGTTTTAAATGGACTCCATGGCGCCGAGTGAAGATCGACCCCCAAGATGATGCCGGACATGGGCGCATACCTTTGCATGCTCTCTTTTGCGTAATGAACTTCGCTTTTACTCGCGCGCAAACTGTTTATgtcatttgaatttgaacttgtttgtgaaaccctatgacaatttcagatttgcagttctTGTGTTTGCGGGTCGTTGCGCTGGTGCCCGAGCAGAACCCGcatagccgacccgtaaaaaagcatattcagcgaatatacttttttacgggtCCGTTTGGGGGGTCTGCATCTGTGCTAGCCCTCGCCGGCCCGCAAAAGCGGTTTTGcgcgaactgcaaacgcgttttgcagGCCGGCGTTTTGCGGGgaatgctagagttgctctaagaatGTTTTTTTTACGGTGGATTTCCGTCATGCGCTTTACCTTTGCCTTCTTTTTCTTTACTATATATGTGTATCAAAATATATATGAAAGATGCACAACCCAGTTTCTCGATCCGATAGAAGCCCAAAGCGGTCCATATATACCCAAATGAGATCCACATTAGTTCTAAAATCAGGAGGCTtgtggtactccctccattcctacaaGGACACTTCATATTTGTATATCTAACTTTAATATGAAGCGGCTCTGGCAATAGAAGAAATCTCCAGCTGCGCCGTCTAGCACAGTCCATTGCTTACTAATAGAGGGTTCCTTGTGTTGATTGGCAAGCAATAGTTAATTTTCTATAAATAATACAGTAGAGGATAAGTACTCTTACATAAACAAGTACCCGATGATAAGCACTCGTACGAGTCATACAGTCACACCGCTTGGCCCTTGGGACACCTCATGTGCACGGGTGAATATAAAGACGATTGGTTATTCAGTTTGTTTTATATGTGCCAGAACTAAAGGTGCCTTCCTGGAAACATCTTGAAAGGAAAACATAAGCTTGTAAAGTGAATCGCTTTCAAAGGTACTGTATACAACTTATAAGATGTCAAAAGTTCAGAGCGACACAATTCCGGAGAGTTGACATTGTTCATTCAGCCTGGTGGAGTACCCCCTCCATCTCCATGTGAAGCTGAATAAACTATCGGGTGGTTAGCTCCTTGCTGTCCCTCCCAGCCGCTACTACCCAACAGTGCAATGTACTTGGTCGTCTCTTGGCCTTCCGTGACGCTTGAAGAAGTATATCAGATTGATACGTGCACTTGTCTACAAAGTTGACTCTGAGATGTATACATATTAGATAGATATACTTGTGGCTGTCATGCTTGCTGTGTAAACTCAAACCAACTGCNNNNNNNNNNNNNNNNNNNNNNNNNNNNNNNNNNNNNNNNNNNNNNNNNNNNNNNNNNNNNNNNNNNNNNNNNNNNNNNNNNNNNNNNNNNNNNNNNNNNNNNNNNNNNNNNNNNNNNNNNNNNNNNNNNNNNNNNNNNNNNNNNNNNNNNNNNNNNNNNNNNNNNNNNNNNNNNNNNNNNNNNNNNNNNNNNNNNNNNNNNNNNNNNNNNNNNNNNNNNNNNNNNNNNNNNNNNNNNNNNNNNNNNNNNNNNNNNNNNNNNNNNNNNNNNNNNNNNNNNNNNNNNNNNNNNNNNNNNNNNNNNNNNNNNNNNNNNNNNNNNNNNNNNNNNNNNNNNNNNNNNNNNNNNNNNNNNNNNNNNNNNNNNNNNNNNNNNNNNNNNNNNNNNNNNNNNNNCATTTGGTCGTATCTAGCTACATGACACGCTTGTTCATTTTGTTCATGGGTCATGCCTGCTTTTTGAAAGCCTCATGCACATGCTTTCTAAATCGACACACATGCCGTAGTGCAAACGCCGACCAACTTAAGTCTTGTAGAGTGAGCATCTAACGAAGAATATTGGATGGTTTCTTTTTCCGACTCCAACTTTTCTTGTTTGAAATGACTGCCCAAATAGGGCGTACCTTTTTGTTTGAAATGAGCGCCGAAACAacttttttgttttgtttgagAAAAGGAGTTAGTAATAGCCATTTTATACCAGCTGTGATTGCACCGCTACTACCCTATTCCTATCCATTTTATATCAGCTGTGAGCCTGTGATTGCACCGGCCGCTACTATTCTATTCCCATCCCTTGGTGTTCTCACGGCGCTGCTCGCGTGAAAGCAACACGGAGGACACACACAAACGCAGGACGTACAAACTTCAAACAACCAAGTTGCTTcatactatcatcttcatggagcatgacttggtaaaAGCAAGAAATATGAAGCTGTTGCTTTGTTTGTTTGAGCAATTGAGtgggctcaaaattaacttccacaaaagcAAGTTGTTCTGTTTTGGTAAAGCCAAGGAGGAACAAGAAGCTTACAAACAATTATTTGGATGTGGTTCGGGGGAGCTGCCATTCACATACCTAGGAATTCCTATACATCACCGTAGGCTTACGAACAAcgaatggaagtgtatcgaggatcgaTTCGAGAAAAAGCTAAGTtgttggaagggtaagctcatgtcatatggaggccgtttaattcttattaattcggtgctcacgagcatGCCCATGTTTCTTTTGTctttctttgaagtcccagttggtgtaaggaaaagactggacttctatcgatcgcgtttcttttggcagggagatgagctaaaaagaaaataccggttagcgaagtgggatatcatttgtaggccgaaagaccaagggggtatgGGGATTGAAAATCTCGAGGTTAAGAACcgatgccttcttagtaagtggttgtggaagttaTCTTCAGGAACTGACGCCACTTGGGCTCAAATCCTTCGTAATAAGTATCTTCAAACCAAAACTTTGTCTCAGGTCACGGTTAGACAAACTGATTCACCCTTTTGGAAAGGGCTCATGAAAGTTAAGCTTTCATTTTTTCAGAGGGCAAAGCATATAGTTGGTAATGGTGCCAGcacaagattctgggaggatacttggctcggaggTACACCCCTTGCAATCCAGTATCCGTCGTTGTATCGTGTTGTCCAAAGGCGCGATGCTCTGGTTGCAACGGTCTTTCTTTCGATACCCCTTAATATTCAATTTAGAAGATCGTTAGTGGGCAATCATTGGGAACAGTGGCtacatctagttaggagactgatgcaaGTCCAACTTTCACAACAACCTGATAAACTGCGCTGGAATCTCACTAGGTCGGGTGAattcacagttaaatcaatgtatgttgatgttattaattcgagcTCGATTCCTTCTTCCAAGCATGtgtgggatgtcaaagttcctttaaaGATCAAGGTGTTTATGTGGTTTCTACACAAACAAGTTATCTTAACAAAGGACAATTTAACAAAGcgcaattggacaggacctactaggtgtagtttctgtgatcagggTGAAACCATTAATCATTTATTCTTTGATTGCCCATTAGCTAGAATTCTTTGGACAACTGTTCATGTTGCTTTCAATATTCATCCACCAAGCTCGGTTAACATGTTGTTTGGAACATGGCTCAACAGGGTAGAGCCCGGGTTAGCAAAACATATTCGCTTGGGGGTGTGCGCCTTAGTATGGGCgctttggaattgcagaaatgatcttgtctttaacagaacaacaaacattcatgttttgcaggttatcttcagagctacggcacttatccgttcctggtcgctactcactccgacggaggccagggagcttttggttactggtgctatccgatgggagacggtagctcgggatatctttagccggtttggatggcggtcatgtaataggataggcaattagtttacctgtctATTTTTGAGCCAACCGGTTGTGGTTTATCCTTTATTTGGCTAGCTTGTGTATCTAGCCTTTGGGCTCTGTGTGAGCCTTTCttcttcattttattttgctaCTTTTGAGATTTCGAGACCTTGTGGATGATTTattgttaataagatggccgtatgcatcatgctgatgcagaggccggggatccccccttttcgaaaaaaaaaagttGCTTCATATGTAGGAGTACTACTGTCTGAAATCAAATTATTTCATTCATAGTCATTACACGCTCACAACAAAAAGGAGGTATGCACCCCAACATTTATCCGTACAGTTTGCGCGGTACGTACGTACTACGGTACTAGTACGTGCTAGTCCGTACTGATACTGTTACATGTAGAGAGAAAACGACCGGCCGGAGAAAGCCAACAAACTTTGCTACGGTTCCGATCTCCACATCTAGTTGTTCTTCTTGCGTTTCTCAATGAAGAAGAAGAATGCGAGGGAGGCGACGGAGAAGGCGGAGAAGACGCCGGCGGCGACCTTGATGGAGGTGGTGACGCCGGTTATGCTGACGACGTTGAAGGCGGAGGAGGGCGCGGTCTGGCCGTAGGCGACCTGGGTGCCGGAGGCGTCGAGCGCGTAGGCGCGCACGTAGTAGGTGGCGGTGGGGATGTCGAGGGCGACGCGGTACTCGACCTTGCCGGTGCCGGGGTAGGCCTGCTGGGTGACCTTGAACTGGCAGGTCTTGTCCTTCTTGAGGTCGTCGTGGGTCTTGCGCCACTCGCGCTCCTTCTGGCTCACCGGCGCGTAGCAGAGGCTCACCTTCACGTTCTTGTAGTCGGCGTCCTTGCCGGCCGGCTGGCTCGCGTTCAGGGCCCACGTCACCGTGATCACGTCCTCGCCGGCGTGAAGAACTGGTCAAGGATCAGTTAAGTTGATCAtttttgttaggatgaagaaaaagaagaggcGCAAACAAAATAATAAAATTGAGCATCTACTTGGAAGATTCTTCTACTGGCCGGCAAGCCGGATGACCTTGGCATATTTGGAATGGCATGCGACAAGGCTAATTAGCTTGTTGCATACATGGCCATATATGCCAATCTATGACGTTGCTATAGCAAACAGCGCCAAACAAGGAAGCATATACGACGGTACGACGGACGTACCTTGGCCGGGACTGGGGGAGGCGGTGACGTCGAGGGTCACCGGCAGCTTGGAGAGGTACGCCACGGCGCCCGCCGACGCGCAGCAGCCGGCGGCGAGGACCACCAGCAACAGCGCCGTGACCATACCTTGGCGAGCCATCCCTGCGCGCGGCTAGTTAGTGCTTGGCTGCTGTTGTCGATCGGACAAGGCAAGAGAGGAGCTGGGGGACAAGTTTGATTTGCTCTTGTGGGATTTGGAGAGATGGAGGAGTACGGATGGGTTTAATATAGGCGCGCGCCATGCCATGGGTGTTGACCGTGggcgagaggaggcagatgagatcAGCGGGAGCTGCCTGCACCTGCAGTGCCGTGTTTCGCGGGGCCGAGGAGGTGCCCGTCCGATTAAGCTACTGTGAGCTACTTTAGGCGCTCCCAAGTCAAATCTTGTCCTCTCCGAAGTCCGAATCCCAGCCTCTTCCTCGTCTGATTTGCTCAAAAGGGCAAAAGCGGCCGGCCGGGGGTGAGAAGCGGCGGCCACAAATCAAACTGCAAGCGCCCGAGCCTAAATCATCATTTTTTTAGGGGTATCCTAAATCATCATTAAATAGTGAATACTTACTCTTCGAATCAAAATGTATTGATTTTTCGTTGTGGTTTtcgtccataatatgtcaacaaaatTTGTATAGAAACATAGGACGAAAAGATACGAAAAAGTCTTTCGCCCCGCTATATAGATATAGCAACCACCCGATACAACAAAAAGTCCAATGCTGAGGCAAACAACACAAGCAAGCccaaaagaaacaaaagagaaagaagagagaaaATAATGTTAACAGCGTCGGATCGACGAAAACGATGATAACCCAAAACCATTGCGCCCACCGAAGATGTACCACCTCGCTCCAGGCACCTCGAACCTCCGCATACCAAGCAGCACCTTCAGGAAGGAACATGACGATgatgacgctgctgcccggacagatcatagggtttcccccggtacgcggagGGGCGTGGGGAAGGGAAAGAcgcgacgcccttcaggaaggagCGATGGCGCCCACGGGCGTCACCGCGTTGGTGCCGGCAAGCCGACACGGATTTCTCCCATCCGCCAAACACCCACAACCCCGAACGGTCCGACACGCTCTACCAGACAAGCCACCCACGAACGCGCACCACCACAGTCTTGCCATCATCACCGCCGCCTCACCATGGTCATCGAAGCAAGACCGACGAGGACGAGAGTGAGCAGCCGGGAATGAGGAGCGGCAGCGATAGCAGCCACGCCGGAGGAGACAACCTCCACCGCCATCAGCGATCACCGACCGGACACGGCAAGGGGAGCGTACCAGGCCCTCGAGGCCCGGCCGAGCCCAAAAGGGGCTCGTGGAGCACCCGTCGCCGAGCTGCAGTAGACAAGCCGCAGTCTCCACAACCCCTGCACGAGCCGCGCCACCACCGCCCCCGCCGGAGCCGCCACAGGGGAGACCGAGTCAGGCCAGCCTAGACCCAGACGGGGCCCAaaacggcccagatctgggccgggagGGCGCCGCCACCATCCAGCACGCCGGCCCGCCGCCAAGTGGTCGTGCCTCCACCTCTAGGCCACCCGGAGCTGCGCCGCCAGGAGCAGCCGCCGTTACCGGAACCACCGTCGACCGAGGAGCACCGCCGCGGGACGCCACCACCCGAGCCATGGCACCGCGCGCGGGGAAGggaaggccgccgccgccgccaacaccaTGCGGGCAGGGCCCAGTGGCGTagctcggcggcggcgggaggaggggaaggggggagggaggTGCTGGGGTGGGGGCGGGAAGATGGGCACCCGGCCGCCTCACTCGGGAGGCGACGCGGGGGCGGGCTGGGAGGGGGGCGGCGCAGCGCGCGTTGCCGGCGGCTGGAGgcgcgggaggggaggggaggacggccggcggcggcggctcgagaGGAACCCTAGGCGAGGGAGGGGTCACTCCAGACGAAAAGATACTTCCAAGATAAAAAGAAAGAATGCTCACCAAATGTCTGCAGAGAGGATGAAATTCTTTTAAACAAAACTACAACTGTTAATGAGGCAGAGACACTAAAATCTATGAAAATCACTAGCACATCTTCAATGGATTTGTCCAGTGTGCACTCTGAAGGAGTATTACATCATGATGATACTTCCAATTCATCTAGAACACCCACTACTCCTGAGGGTCTAAAAGGAATCTCAGCTGTCATTGATCATTATAGTGTTGGATGGACTCATATTAGCAAATATGGACGAGGCAAGCACCCTAGGAAAGCTTTATATAGATGAATGCCCTATTTTGAAACATTAGAGGGATTACTACCCTTGGTAAGAAAACCTATATTATTGATACTCTCTCTAAGCACAATCCTAGTATGGAAGAATATCATACGGAAActggaaaccggtgaaaaccacgagaaaacatcaccttcttaacatcccacactgaatttgtctttttcatagctcacatcttgtaatatttttcaacttgaaattttgtgtagcaataaaacatcaccttcttaacatcccgcatttttttttagtttttttaaacTTTAAATATGCTTTCCacgaagttttcattgaatattggtttccgtatgatattaaccaacattcggtggaaaccggtgaaaaccacgagaaaaagatattttgaagtttaaaaaaattaaaaaaatgcgggatgttaagagaatgatgttttattgccacacaaaatttcaagttgaaacatattacgagatgtgagctatgaaaaatacAAAATCAACTTTAAATAGTgccgaatagtaatgtcactatttagggctgaatttgtctttttcatagctcacatctcgtaatatttttcaacttgaaattttgtgtagcaacaaaacatcaccttcttaacatcccacatttttttcagttttttttgaaactttaaaatatggtttgcACGAAGTTTtcatgtgtttgcatgtgataaattcagcccttatattgttgattctaaagttagtattcacattgatcatgttgctattaaatatcgtaTGGAAAAGaatgatgctaaacctagactaattAGGTGAGTTCTAGTATtagaagaatttgacttgcatattattgataaaaaATAAGGTGAAAATCCTATAGCAAATATTTTTCTAGgatggaaaatgttcttgatgacccactacctattgatgatagatttcctaATGAGAAATTCACTGTTATAAATGCTTCTACTTCTCATAATAATCCTTATTATGCAGACTATGCCAGTTACATTGTtgttaaatatataccacctagttacaCCTATCAATAAGAGAAAAAGttctttgatttaagacattacttttgggatgacccacatttatatagagtagatggtgttattagacg is drawn from Triticum dicoccoides isolate Atlit2015 ecotype Zavitan chromosome 6B, WEW_v2.0, whole genome shotgun sequence and contains these coding sequences:
- the LOC119326331 gene encoding probable high-affinity nitrate transporter-activating protein 2.2, producing the protein MARQGMVTALLLVVLAAGCCASAGAVAYLSKLPVTLDVTASPSPGQVLHAGEDVITVTWALNASQPAGKDADYKNVKVSLCYAPVSQKEREWRKTHDDLKKDKTCQFKVTQQAYPGTGKVEYRVALDIPTATYYVRAYALDASGTQVAYGQTAPSSAFNVVSITGVTTSIKVAAGVFSAFSVASLAFFFFIEKRKKNN